GAACAGGATTATAAAGGGCGCCTTCTCTTGCCCCAGAGCTACGAAAGAATGCCCCTGGAGGACCTTTCGGAGCATTTCGCCGGCCGGCTGTATGTTCTGAAACCCGTAGTGATCAAGGAATCGGGAAATACCGCCCTGGAAAATTTTCAGAAAGCGTTTGTGCAGGCTTACTGGAAAAGACCGAATGAACTGGCCCTGCTGGCTTATGACGCCGTTTGCTGGGTGGGATCTCCCTTGAAAGAGGGAATTCTGAGCAAGGAAGAGCTCTGGGATCGCCTGCGCAAGGGCACCAACGCAGGGGCGCCTTACCAGGGAGTTTCAGGAAAGATTTTCTTCGATACGGAGGGACGCATCCAACGCCCCATGGTCGTCACCATTTATCGGGACGGCAAGTTTGTTCCCGCGCCGGACCGGGAGGGATGATGAAAAAAGCCGCCCGCCCAACGTCTTATGCACTTCCAAGGCTATCCAATTCCAAAGAGAGTCTGCGAGGAAGCGACAGAACCGATTCCGCTTCCTCCATTTTTCCTCGCTTCCTGCAACCTGTCGCATAAATACGGCATTTGTTCTCGAGAGCACGGAAAGCGAGGCACCGCTGCTCCGCATTCAAGGGCTCCCGTTGAAGCAGGTTGACCAGCGACCTGATGCGGTAGATATCCAACGCTTCGACGGAAAAGGAAAGCTGATCGGCATGCCCTCCCCGTTTGACGATGAGGGAATCATCAAGGAGACCGAGAGGATAACGGTACCCGATGCGCAGCCAGAGGTCGTAATCCTCGCATGCGGGTAGAGATTCATCGAATGTCCCGACTTCCTGAAACAGCTCACGGTGGATGACAACAGCCGAAGGGCTTACGAGGCAACGTTCCAAAAGGAGGGGGAAAGCGTGCCCCTGAGGTTTCCGATGGTGCTTTTTGGGATTCAGGCGCTTCCCATTCCGCATCCAGATTTCTTCCGTCTGGCAGATGCGGATCCCGGGATTTTGAGAAAAAAAATCGAGCTGCGCCTTGAGCTTTCCGGGCAGCCAGAGGTCATCCGAATCGAGGAAAGCGATCCATTCGCCACCGGCCATCTGAATGCCCCTGTTTCGCGCAGCGCTCACCCCGCGGTGGGCTTGAAAAACCGAAACGATGGCTCCGCCGAAAGCCTGCAGCACAGAAGCGGTATCATCCGTGGACCCGTCATCCACCACGATCACTTCCATGGAAACCTCTCTCTGAGCAAGGACCGAGGCCACGGCCTCCCGGACGAACCGGCTGCGATTATATGTGGGAATAACGACCGTCACCATGCTCCTGGCATCCATCCCAAATCAAAGCCGAATATTCCTTCCGCGAAAATCTGCGCAATCTGTGAATCAAAACAGGACGAAAAGCCTGATTCCATCCTCCGGTCAGGTTGAAACGGCAGCAGAACGCCCCCTAAATCCCCACAACAGCATTCCAGAGCAGTGACAGCATTCCTATTCCCATCACACCCGATTCGATCAATGCCTCATGGGTTGGGTCTTCTTTCAAAGGATTTCTGTAGGACGCTCCCAGGTACCAGACATAAACTCCCACGAGAAAAACCATTAAAAGAGCGAAAGAATGCGCTACGCCGGTTGCAGATCCCACCAGCAGAGAAAGGCAGAGGAGTCCGAGCACTGCCATGATGAAACGCTTGGTCTTCTCTTCCCCCACCAGGACCACCAGCGTCTCCTTCCCTACGAGACGGTCTCCCTGCACGGCAAGCAGGTCGAGGAGAGCCGTTCTGGCCAGCACCAGGAGAAAAACGACCCAAAAAGCATAGATCAGAACGGAAAACGACCGGAAAAGGTCCGGCAGATGCGGGAGGAGCACCGTAACACAGGCCCACGCTATGGGAACGGAAAAAGTCTTTGAAGTGGGAATATCCTTGATTTTGAGAGCGGATAGATTCTGCCACCGAGCAGGCAAAATCAGGGGTACGGCATAAAGGACTCCCAGCAGCACGAAAACCGTCATGGCCAGGAAAGTCAGAATCCCGATGTTCAGAGCCAGCCACAGGGAAACCATGGTGGCGGCAATGCTCAGGCCGGTGAATGCATACCGCCATCTGTGGTAGAAAGCGGCGCGTCCCGGGTCATTGAGCTGAATGGCATTGCGATCCAGATAAATATTCAGTGAGTGAATGGCAAAGGCATAACAAGCCGCCATTCCGCTGCTCTCGGCAAGAGATCCGGAAAGCCCCGTCAAGGAGTGAGCAATGGAAGGGAGCAAGGCCGCCCCCAGGGCAACAAAAAAATTGCCGTACACCAGAAGGTTCAGTATCGTTTTGATTTTATGTTTAAAATCAAAATTTTGTGGCTGGATGGATTCCAGAAATCGAACCACATCCCGTATGATCCAGTTGGGCGTGGAAGCGCCCGCCGAAACACCCACGCGGGAATAACGGGCCATCTCCAGCCTATCGAGTTCGGCTTCCGTTTCGATGTGGAAGGTGGGCACGCCGCTCTCTCGGGCGATCTCAGCCAGCCTCACGGTGTTGCCGCTGTGGTGCCCCCCAACGATAACCATCGCATCCACCTGGGAGCAGAGTTCCCTTACCTCTGCCTGCCTCTCATGAGTTGACCCGCAGATGGTATTTTTGACGATTCCATTGGGATAGCGTTTGAGAAAACGGTCCTGAATTTCATTGAATATCTCTTCGTTTTGAGTCGTCTGGGCCACCAGGAGCACCTTATCCCAATCCGCAGGGAGCGCTTCCACCTGTTCGGGCTTGCTGATCACGACACCCCGGCCATCTGTGTATCCCATCAGGCCGATGACTTCCGCATGATCCGCATCTCCGGTGATGACCGTATGATATCCCCTGCGCGCATGCCGTTTGATGACTCCGTGGACTCTTGCCACACGTGTGCAGGTCGCATTGAGAAGAGTCGCTCCCAGGCGGTGCAGCTCCTGCCGTTCCTGAGGCGGAATTCCATGAGCCCGTATGACCACGTGTTTGTTGGCGCAATTTTCAATGTGGTTTTCCTCCCGGATTCCCTTTTCCTCCAGCATGGCCAGAACCTGTTTGTTGTGGATGAGAGGACCGTAGGTACAGATGCTCTCTCCGTCCTTACGTTTCTGAATGGCCTCCAGAGTCACCTCCAGAGCTTTCCGCACCCCCTTACAAAAACCCGCCGTTCTGGCTACAATCACTTGCATCGATATTTGTCCTCTCTCTCCAGGAATTTAAAATGGCACGAGTTTCAACAATCGGCAGTCTCCACCTCGGGGACTTTGAACGACAGGAAAGGCGCCTCCCTCTCCATCAGATCCTGAACCCAGCGAAGGAATACTTCCATCATTTCATCCTGCCGGTCCAGGTGCGACAAGTGGCCGCGGAGTCTTGCAGAATCGGGGCAACCCTTGGAATACCAGAGGAGCAGCTTCTTGAAATGGCCGGCTGATTTCGGCCTCTTTTCCCTGAAAGCCGCCACATGAGCCATGACCGTTTCAAGGAATTGCGTCCATCCCGGCAGAAGATCCCCGTTTACCGCATATCCCCAACGGGAGGCGATGACCCCGAGAAGCCAGGGATTTCCCTGAGTTGCCCTGCCGATCATGATGGCGTCGCATCCCGTTTGCCGAAACATTTCATCCGCCAGAAAGGGGCTGGTGATGTCTCCGTTTCCAATGACGGGAATATCCACAGCCGCCTTGACCTTCTGAATCCAGCTCCAATCCGCCTTGCCTCCATAAAACTGAACGGCGGTGCGGCCATGAACGGTAATGGCGTCCACTCCCGCCGAAGCGAGACGCTTTGCCACTTCTACAACGTTTGTGGAACGTTCGTCCCAACCCAGACGGACTTTCACCGTTACGGGAATCGAAACCGCCTTCCTGGTCTCTTCCACCATAAAAGCCAGGTGATCGGGGTCTTTCATGAGGCTCGCTCCGGCACCCTGCCTGGCAACCTTCTTGACGGGACAGCCGGCATTGATATCGAGCAGAGCCACACCCTTTCCTTCCAGCCGTCTTGCCGCCTCCGCCATCACCGAAGCATCCCGGCCGAAAAGCTGAACGGAAAGAGGCACTTTCACAGGGGGGTCCTGATTGCAAAGCTCCCATGTGGCGGGCTGCTCCCGCACTAACCCCTGAATGCTGACCATTTCCGTCATGACCATGCCCGCGCCATGTTGCGCCATGAGGTGGCGATAGACCTTATCCGTCACACCCGCCATGGGCGCCAGGATCAAGGGAGGGTCCACGACCACATTGCCGATCCGGAGAGGCGAAGGCTGAAATCCGTTAGAATTCGATTGCATCTGCTGTCCCGTTTTCATCTTTATTCGAGTTTCCGGCAAAGAAGATGCGTATCCTAACAATTTTGCAGCACATTGACAACAAGGGGCTCTGCCTTCCAGCAATCCGGCTGTGCCCTTGAAACACTTCGCCCAGTGGAAGTTGAATTCTTTCAACAGGCAGTTCGGACCCTGTGCACGAAGAGACAGACAATGGTCTTCCATATGAAAAACTTCCCGTGCAGGCGAGATAGCGGGGATGCTCTATGTCTAATGTCAAGGGCTGACCCCCTGAAACTGACCCCCTGAAAGGTCAGCGGCGATCACGTTCCCGCGCCGTCCGCTGGAGTGCCTGGTTGTACTTCTCGTCTCTCGCTGAGCCGTGGCTGGAGACTTTGGGAATTCTCCGGTAGAATTCGTAGAGGTCACTGACAATCTTAACTGCTTTCTCTATTTTCGTCATTTTCTTCTAACTCCGAAATATCGACACGATCCTGATCCGAGTTTCGGGACCTTTTCATCCAGATAATATCCCGCCTCGCGGCAACTGGCACCTGCCCTACCTCCGATTCAGCGACAACGGCATCTTGGATCACCCTCAAATGCTCATCGTCACTGGCCAGCAAAATATCGATCATGAGTTCGTCATGCCCCTCAACCTTCAGAAATCGATGAAGTATGAGGGTTGTATTGGTCAGCATCCAAGGCTCAGCCGTCTCTTCATAACCCAGCCTCTCTAAAGCCGTCTTCAAAAGATCCATATCCTTGTGATGTACCAAGAAATCAACGCCCCTGGTGAACCGAGGTCTACCATGAAACGCCAGAGCAATGCCACCTACTACCGCATACCTGATTCCAAGCTTATTGAGCATTGAAATCATCGAGAAAAATTCATCGTAGAGATTCATAAACTCTCATGCCTTTCTTTATGCAAAGCACAAAGCACCCCAAAATGAACGGATAACCGGCGGGGCGGCCCAAAAAAGGCAAATCGGCTCCCCTGCTGAAAAAGCTCTTCTCCGCATCCGCCCCTGAACGACAAACACACATGACAATTATAGGTTATCCCCCAATGACGGGGCGGTCACAATGAAGAATGAAAAAAGGCAATGCGATGCAAGGCGACAGGGAAGGCGGGAAGCGCTCTTGAGAAGCGATATTATCATGAGCTATAAACCATGAGCCTTTTTTCATATAAACAACATTTATGGATACAATACTCCCAACAAAGAGAGAGCTGCAATGAGAACTATGAAGGAATTCCGACCTATTAGTCCCGGCTGGGAAATTGGCTGTTTTGAGTTTGTGAAGCCTTTGCAGAACATTTCAATTCGAATTATGTCATTTGAGAGTGTATACTCGAGGATGCTGGCAAACAGGATCTAAAAACGAAATTTTTTATAGGTACCCTCCTGTTCCAGTGGCCGCATTTCCTGATGGCCATCGGGTCAGGTTCTCGCGCCTTTTTGATATGGGAAGATAAAAGAATTTTTCCGAGTGGAGCAAGCAATATGCCTTTATCTCCCCCAATTCCGGAGCAGAGGGCAGACATCCCATGAATTCCTCTGATACGATCGGTCTTGCCATACTGGGTGCCGTTCACATGGAGATGGAACCCTTTTTCCAGCTTTTCGGTTCATATCGAACGCATCGATTGTGCGGAGAATCTTTTCGGCTGGGCGAATGGGCGGGCCGCTTCCTCATAATGGGAACAACGGGAATCGGAAAGGTGAATGCGGCCGTCACAACCGCTGCACTTCTGGAACGTTTTGCCGTAAATACCGTCGTCAATGTTGGATGCGCGGGAGCCTACTCTGAAGGGCCGTTGCGGGTGGGAGACGTCCTGGTGACGCAGAATGCCCTCTGCGGAGATGAGGGCATTCTCACTACAGACGGCATTCATTCCTCGAGGGAGATGGGATTTCCCCTGTTGCTCCAGGGGGAAGAAACATTCTACGATGCCTTTCCTATGGATCGTGCCCCCTTGTTTCATAGAGTTCACGAGGAGATGCCTGAAGGGCTGTATCGAATGAACGGTCAGCCTCTTCCCGGACGTGATTCAATAAAAGATCAGGGACATGGCGGTAGATGCCTCCATGAGAGTTGTTCCGGGGTATCGGATTCCTGCCTGCCTGCCGCTTCTTGCTTGGAGCCGTCGTCCTCTAAGGAAGGCCGGAAAGAAAAATGCTTCCGCCTTGTATACGGCCCCAGCCTCACGGTGGGAATGGTGAGCGGCGATGCAGAGGTTGCGCATGCCCGCTTTTCACGGTATGAAGCATTTGCCGAAAATATGGAAGGCAGTGCCGTGGCGCAGACCTGTTTCCGATTCGATGTACCCGTTATGGAGTGCCGTGGAATCAGCAACATGGCGGGAGACCGGGACAAGAAAAACTGGGAACTGGGAAAAGCCATGTTTCACTGCCGCAGCATCGTTTTGAACTGGCTGCGGATCATTTAATGAAGGATTTCGATGTATGCTTCTACCTCAAAAATGCCGGATACTTTTCGCCGCCATGGAAGGCGGCGCTCCCTTTCCGGAGGATGTGGGTCTCGAGGAATACATGATTCTTCGTTTGCTCCCCACACAAAACGTCATTCCATCCCGTTCTTGGAGTGTGCGCCAATGCGGCTTAGCGGAGGCGACGCAGAGGAGCTCCAGAAAAGATTGGACCGGATATTTGTCGGGATCTGTAATAAGATGAGGGATAAATGAAACGGTCTCTAAACCTTGGATATTCACCCTGCCCCAATGACACCTACATTTTCTACGCACTGGCCGAAGGCCGGATCGATCTCGCCCCCTGCCGTTTCGAGATCCTGCTGGCCGACGTGGAGGAGCTCAACCGCCGGGCACGACAGAAGGCATTGGACATCACCAAGGTATCCATCCATGCCATCTTGCGTCTCCTGGAGGATTACTGGCTGCTGAGGGCCGGGGGAGCCATGGGACGGGGCTGCGGTCCCCTGGTGGTGGCGAAGCGGCCCACAACGATGGAGGAGCTCAGGAACAAAACCATCGCCATTCCAGGAAAGCTCACCACGGCGAATCTGCTCCTTCAACTGCAGGGAACGCACCGCGGACCCTGTGTAGAAATGCTTTTCAACGATATCATGCCTGCTGTGGCCGCGGGGCGGGTGGACGCGGGGGTCATCATTCACGAAGGCCGGTTCACCTATTCGGGCCTGGGGCTGCACCTGGTGCTGGACCTTGGAAGCTGGTGGGAAAAGGAGACGGGGCTTCCGCTTCCTCTGGGGGGAATCGTCATGAAACGAGACCTGGGGCATGACGCCGCCCGCTTCGTGGAAACAAAAATTCGTGAAAGCCTGCTTTACACCAGAACCAACCTCCAGGAAGCCTGGCCCTATATAAAAAGCCATGCTCAGGAGATGGAACCGGAAATCATTCGCAGGCACATCGATATGTTCGTCAACGATTTCAGCGTCGATGTGGGAGCGGAGGGGGAGCAGGCCACACGGTTCCTGTTGGAAGCGGCCGCCAGGCAGGAGAATCTGCCCATGCCCACCAAAGGAATTTTTTGGGATCAAAGCTGAGGCAGGAGCACATTTTGTGGATTTAGAACCTGTCCCTCCCCTTTGCCCGGCCCTGCTCTCACCCCCTCGCTCCATCCAGGTGGAAAGATCGACTGCATAAGATGTGGAACATATTACAATTTAAAATTATACGTCTCGCATGAGAGTGAACTCAACTCTCTTTGCGCGTTCAAATTCAACCGTAACGAGAAAGAAAAAAGAATGAGATCAAACACTCTGCGCTATTTTTTGTTTCCCTGCATGCTCCTGTCCGAAGGTGGATTTCGAAACCTTTCCGTGCTTTCCCCCCCCATGTCATTCCTCCAGGTGCTGCGCCCGCCTCTCATCCCACCCTGGGCGGAAGCACATTTTTCAGGCTGCCCCACCATCGAAGAGTCCGAAACACTGGAGAGGATCGGCCACCATTTGAAAGGTTATCAGGATCTTACAGGGCTTCGCGGCGGAGACAGCATCATGGCGTCCATGGCCCATGATTGGATCGCCACAGGTTCCGAAGAAAGCCGCCTCGAAATCCAGAGCAAGCTGAAAGGCAAGGGTTTTGAAAGCCTGCAGAGCGAAAGGGAGCGCCTCGTAGAAGCGGCAGTCTTCATGGAAATGGCCCGAGACCTGGAAGAAAGAGACCTGGAACTTTCAAAAAGCTACGCTCAGGTGGAACACCTGGAAAAGGAATTCCTAGATATCCTGGGAATCGAGAGCGGTGATGAAGGGGAGGACACCCTTGGAACATTGACACCACCTCTTGTTTCCGAGAGAAGCGCCTCCAATTTTATGCTCCCGCAGCGAATCACCTGCTGGTTCCGTTTGTTTTTCAAGAGAAACCCGGCAGAGCACCCCATCTTTGTGGCCAGTAACCGGGAAGTGCTTGAAGATCTTCTGGAAACGGTTGAAAGCGCATTCAAGCGTTCCGGAAACACGCTCACAACACTTCAGGTTCCGTTATTCAGCTTCCCCAAACTGGATTGCCTGCCTACGGACACATACCGGAAGTTACTGGAAGAAGTGGAAAAATCCAAGGATACAGAATCCTGTTTCCAAAGCCTCGAAGATCTGCTGAACGCCCCGCGGGATACAACTCTTCGTGAAAAATTTGCAGCGTCAGCCGAAAATTTGCGTCAAAGGGTGACGAACTTTTTGAGCAAAGCCGGATCGGCACAACTTGGAGAGACCGCGTTGACCCTCACTGCCCTCGAAAATTGCACTCATGACGAACTGTGGAAAAGCCTGGATAAGAAGGGTTACAGTGCCGGGCAAGGTGCAAATCTGCCGAAATCTTTGCCGGTATTTCTCTGCCTGGGCTGATGGAAACAACTTGCCCCTTCATTTTTGGATCACAATTTCCCGGAACGAAAAATGGAGAGGACGAGCCAGAGCCCCAGGACCGTAGCGACCATGTAACCCAGGACTCCCAGTAGGGCGGTGAGGGGAAGGGTCTGAAGTCCCATGAAATCTATGGTGAGATCGAGAATTTTCTGGCCGGAATTGAGAACCATGGCCCCCGCGATGATGGATGCGGCAATGATCATGCCGACGGTCAGCCGGTTCACCCCTTTTTCCAGCTGCCCACCCAGGTCTTCAAATCCCGTGTGCTGCATTTCCACCCGCTGCTTCCCTTTGGCGGTCTGCCTCAGGATGTCATGGACGAACTTGGGCACCGATTTCATGTAATTGCCCGTAATACGGGCGTCTCTACCCATGTTCTTCAGCATGCTTCTGGCATCGATCCCCCGCTGGAGCAATTCCCTGGCATAGGGTTTGGTGACTTCCAGAATGCTGGCATCGCTGCCGAGAATTTTTCCCAGGGCCTCCGTCTGGATGAAGGTCTTGAGAAGGAGCATGAGATTTCTCGGAAGATGAACATGGTACTTGAGCACCAGCCCCATCACCTGGTCATAGACATCCCGCACGGAAATGTTCTGGAGGGAGCGCCCGTAGAAGGCTTCACTCACGTCCTTGAGATCGATCCGGAAAGCGGCCAGATCCATGGTTTCTTCATTGATGAGTCCCGCTTCCTGAAGGGCATCCATGATCATGTCGTAGTCGTGTTCGGCATAACCCAGGAAGAGGTTGGCGATCTGGCGCATGGTTTCGTCGTCCAGGTAGCCGGTGATTCCGAAGTCAACCAGGCTCACGCGGCCGTCGTACATGACGATGGTGTTTCCGGGATGCGGGTCCGCGTGGAAAAATCCAAACTTCATGAGCTGCCGCGAAAAGGACCGCAGACCGATGAGGGCCACTTCTTTGGGATCGATGCCATGGGCTCGAATGGTTTCCACATCGTCCATCTTGATACCATCGATGTGTTCCATGACCAGAACGGATTTTGTGGTCTGATCCCAGTAGACCTTAGGGATGTAAATCTCGTCTATTTCTTTGAAATTGCCGGCAAATTTCTCGATGCTTCCAGCCTCGATGAGCATGTCCAACTCCCGGAAGATGATCCGTTCGAACTCCTTCACGAGATTGACCGCTCCAATGATTCTTCCGACTTCAAAGGAGCCTTCGACTTTTTCCGCCAGGTTGTACATGAGCTGGATGTCTTCCCGGATCTTTTTATCGATTCCAGGCCGAATGATCTTCACCGCAACCTTTTCCCCCGTAAAGAGCCTGGCGATGTGCACCTGCCCCACGGAAGCCGCCGCGATGGACTGAGGATCGAACTCGGCAAAGAGCTCGTCCAGGGGGCGTTTCAGTTCCCTTTCGATCACACCCTTCACATCGTCGAAGGGGATTGGAGGAACATGGTCCTGAAGTTTTTTGAATTCCTCAATGTAGTCGGGCGGGAAAAGATCGGCCCGCGTGCTCATGAGCTGCCCCAGTTTGACAAAGCTCGGCCCCAGCTCTTCCAGTACCAGACGAATGCGCCTGGGGGAAGGGAATCCGGATTTTAAAAGGATGTCTCCATCTTCCGAGCCGCGCGTTTTCCTCTCTTTCACACTGAAAAGGCGTTCCACCGCGTCACCCATTCCGTGTTTCAGGAGCACTCGGGTAATGGTTCCGAATCTTCTGATTCCCCTTATACTGGATAATCTTCTGGAAAATTTCATACCCATTTTTCCTTCGCGGATCGTAGTTCATGGCTCATGGCTGAGGGTTCATGTCTTGTAAGTTGACATTGTCAGATTTCATCTGAACCACGGAGACACGGAGAACACGGAGATTTCATTTAAAGGTCTTTCTCTGTGTCCTTCGTGTCTCCGTAGTCCATGTGACAATGTCACAGTAAGCACTCAAAAACATATATTTTTTTAATATCTTATCCGTCATTCCTGCGGAAGCAGGAATCCAGAAAGATGGCTCTAAAACCGGATGCCCGCCTTTGCGAGCATGACACGTGTGAGCATGAAATGTGAAGGAACTCTTGCGCAGCTGCTTGGCTCATGTTTTCTCCATCTACAAGCCATGAGCCATCAGCTATGAACTATGAGCCATGAACCATCAGTCTTCCCGGATCAGTTTGAGGAGCTCCTCCGCAGAAATCTTGCCGCTGATATCGCTTCCGTCCAGAAGGCTGCTGGCCAGATCCCTTTTGTCCTGGTGCAATTTGACGATCTTCTCTTCGATGGTGTTCTGGGTCACCAGCCGGTAGACCGTGACGGGATTGAGTTGCCCGATGCGATGGGCACGGTCGGAGGCCTGGTCTTCCACTGCGGGGTTCCACCAGGGGTCCATGTGGATCACGTAGTCCGCCGCGGTGAGATTCAGCCCCAATCCGCCCGCCTTGAGACTGATGAGAAAGAGATCCCCCTTTCCGGCCTGGAAGGCATCCACCTGCTTTTTCCTTTCCTTGGGGGGAGTACTCCCGTCCAGGTAGCGGTAATCGATGCTCCGTTCGTCGAGATATTCCCGGATGAGCGACAGGTGCCCCACAAACTGGCTGAAGACGAGAGCCTTGTGCCCGCTTTCCAGGATTTCGGAGACCACATCTCCGAAGAGTTGCAGTTTGGAACTGGAAATATTGCTTTCGGGCAAGACCAGTTTGGGATTGCAGCAGGCCTGCCGCAGTTTCATGATCTCGGCCAAAATTTTGAGGTGCTTCTGGCCCGGGGGACCCTGATCCATTTCCAGCTTTTCAAGGGCCTGACGTCTCAAGGCCTCGTAAAAAGCCATCTCCTCAACACCCATTTCCACCCGCAGAATCACCTCGGTACGCGGTGGCAGTTCTTCCAGAACCTGCGATTTGATGCGCCTCAAAATGAAGGGCCGGATCAGTTTCTTTAGACGCTTTCCGGCATCCTTATCCTTGTATTTTTCAATGGGAATAGCAAACCGCGCGTTGAAACGATCCTGTGATCCCAGAAGGCCGGGATTGATGAAATCGAAGAGGGTGTAGAACTCCCCCAGGTGGTTTTCTATGGGAGTGCCTGTCGTGATGAGCTTGAATTCACCCTTGAGCCCCATGGCCGCCTGAGAACGCTTGGTGGCGATATTTTTGATGGCCTGAGCCTCGTCTAAAACGATGGTGCGCCATTCCACGGAGGAGAGCAACTCCGCCTCCTGGTGCAGGAGGCCGTAGCTCGTGACAAGCACATCCATTTCCTTCAGATCGTTGACGATGCTCTCCCTGTTGCCGCCGCTGAAGGAAATGAGATTCAGAGTGGGAGCGAAACGGTTGGCTTCGGAAATCCAGTTCATACAGACGGAG
This region of Desulforhabdus amnigena genomic DNA includes:
- a CDS encoding glycosyltransferase; protein product: MVTVVIPTYNRSRFVREAVASVLAQREVSMEVIVVDDGSTDDTASVLQAFGGAIVSVFQAHRGVSAARNRGIQMAGGEWIAFLDSDDLWLPGKLKAQLDFFSQNPGIRICQTEEIWMRNGKRLNPKKHHRKPQGHAFPLLLERCLVSPSAVVIHRELFQEVGTFDESLPACEDYDLWLRIGYRYPLGLLDDSLIVKRGGHADQLSFSVEALDIYRIRSLVNLLQREPLNAEQRCLAFRALENKCRIYATGCRKRGKMEEAESVLSLPRRLSLELDSLGSA
- the ispH gene encoding 4-hydroxy-3-methylbut-2-enyl diphosphate reductase, producing MQVIVARTAGFCKGVRKALEVTLEAIQKRKDGESICTYGPLIHNKQVLAMLEEKGIREENHIENCANKHVVIRAHGIPPQERQELHRLGATLLNATCTRVARVHGVIKRHARRGYHTVITGDADHAEVIGLMGYTDGRGVVISKPEQVEALPADWDKVLLVAQTTQNEEIFNEIQDRFLKRYPNGIVKNTICGSTHERQAEVRELCSQVDAMVIVGGHHSGNTVRLAEIARESGVPTFHIETEAELDRLEMARYSRVGVSAGASTPNWIIRDVVRFLESIQPQNFDFKHKIKTILNLLVYGNFFVALGAALLPSIAHSLTGLSGSLAESSGMAACYAFAIHSLNIYLDRNAIQLNDPGRAAFYHRWRYAFTGLSIAATMVSLWLALNIGILTFLAMTVFVLLGVLYAVPLILPARWQNLSALKIKDIPTSKTFSVPIAWACVTVLLPHLPDLFRSFSVLIYAFWVVFLLVLARTALLDLLAVQGDRLVGKETLVVLVGEEKTKRFIMAVLGLLCLSLLVGSATGVAHSFALLMVFLVGVYVWYLGASYRNPLKEDPTHEALIESGVMGIGMLSLLWNAVVGI
- the dusB gene encoding tRNA dihydrouridine synthase DusB; this translates as MQSNSNGFQPSPLRIGNVVVDPPLILAPMAGVTDKVYRHLMAQHGAGMVMTEMVSIQGLVREQPATWELCNQDPPVKVPLSVQLFGRDASVMAEAARRLEGKGVALLDINAGCPVKKVARQGAGASLMKDPDHLAFMVEETRKAVSIPVTVKVRLGWDERSTNVVEVAKRLASAGVDAITVHGRTAVQFYGGKADWSWIQKVKAAVDIPVIGNGDITSPFLADEMFRQTGCDAIMIGRATQGNPWLLGVIASRWGYAVNGDLLPGWTQFLETVMAHVAAFREKRPKSAGHFKKLLLWYSKGCPDSARLRGHLSHLDRQDEMMEVFLRWVQDLMEREAPFLSFKVPEVETADC
- a CDS encoding phosphorylase family protein, which gives rise to MNSSDTIGLAILGAVHMEMEPFFQLFGSYRTHRLCGESFRLGEWAGRFLIMGTTGIGKVNAAVTTAALLERFAVNTVVNVGCAGAYSEGPLRVGDVLVTQNALCGDEGILTTDGIHSSREMGFPLLLQGEETFYDAFPMDRAPLFHRVHEEMPEGLYRMNGQPLPGRDSIKDQGHGGRCLHESCSGVSDSCLPAASCLEPSSSKEGRKEKCFRLVYGPSLTVGMVSGDAEVAHARFSRYEAFAENMEGSAVAQTCFRFDVPVMECRGISNMAGDRDKKNWELGKAMFHCRSIVLNWLRII
- a CDS encoding 1,4-dihydroxy-6-naphthoate synthase, with amino-acid sequence MKRSLNLGYSPCPNDTYIFYALAEGRIDLAPCRFEILLADVEELNRRARQKALDITKVSIHAILRLLEDYWLLRAGGAMGRGCGPLVVAKRPTTMEELRNKTIAIPGKLTTANLLLQLQGTHRGPCVEMLFNDIMPAVAAGRVDAGVIIHEGRFTYSGLGLHLVLDLGSWWEKETGLPLPLGGIVMKRDLGHDAARFVETKIRESLLYTRTNLQEAWPYIKSHAQEMEPEIIRRHIDMFVNDFSVDVGAEGEQATRFLLEAAARQENLPMPTKGIFWDQS
- a CDS encoding ABC1 kinase family protein, which encodes MKFSRRLSSIRGIRRFGTITRVLLKHGMGDAVERLFSVKERKTRGSEDGDILLKSGFPSPRRIRLVLEELGPSFVKLGQLMSTRADLFPPDYIEEFKKLQDHVPPIPFDDVKGVIERELKRPLDELFAEFDPQSIAAASVGQVHIARLFTGEKVAVKIIRPGIDKKIREDIQLMYNLAEKVEGSFEVGRIIGAVNLVKEFERIIFRELDMLIEAGSIEKFAGNFKEIDEIYIPKVYWDQTTKSVLVMEHIDGIKMDDVETIRAHGIDPKEVALIGLRSFSRQLMKFGFFHADPHPGNTIVMYDGRVSLVDFGITGYLDDETMRQIANLFLGYAEHDYDMIMDALQEAGLINEETMDLAAFRIDLKDVSEAFYGRSLQNISVRDVYDQVMGLVLKYHVHLPRNLMLLLKTFIQTEALGKILGSDASILEVTKPYARELLQRGIDARSMLKNMGRDARITGNYMKSVPKFVHDILRQTAKGKQRVEMQHTGFEDLGGQLEKGVNRLTVGMIIAASIIAGAMVLNSGQKILDLTIDFMGLQTLPLTALLGVLGYMVATVLGLWLVLSIFRSGKL